Below is a genomic region from Manduca sexta isolate Smith_Timp_Sample1 unplaced genomic scaffold, JHU_Msex_v1.0 HiC_scaffold_3177, whole genome shotgun sequence.
CCATCGGTTTCTGTTCATTGCATCTTTAACTAATTAGTAGAACTTGTAAACTTAACTTGTACTAGTAAAACCACCCataccattaaaatataaactactgCATAGCACAGTACCGCAATGACTCAAATCCACATGATTCACAACTCACGTATATTGCCACTAAGTAAGCCAAAGAGACCAAACCTGTCATGGTTTTGCGCGTAATTTGCGCCTCAATAATCCGCGGGGAATTCTtattaattatagaatagaaGCCTGTGTTTTGTAAAGCCAGTATCTAACAACAAACGGTACGCATTTTAGATTCAGTCTTCCACACCCTAGTCAGGtgtggttataaaaatatacttccaACTTTCGAggatgtaataaattaaattatgtcaaAATTGTAAAAGAATACGACATGCGATCCGAATGTAGAGACACCGTTAAAATCAATTTCACAAATCCATTCTTCGAAGGATTATGTTTAACACAATGACTTTATTGTTGCCGGTTATATTCTTAGATTTTCCTTTTTTGGTGggttaatgtgttttttttaataaatggtaTACGGGTCGCTGGATGACTCTCAATGCCCTACAGAACTCGTAATTATAGACTACGTCTGTGTGTAAGGCTCTCCTTTACAAAGGTCCCTGAAATGATGTGATGATTAATAGCTGCACCTGTATGATGCCACTGCTACTTAATTAGAAAACACATACATAGTTTCCATCACATGTTCgaacgggtaggcagaggtgcaatcaagGCTGTCACATTTGAGCAAGTGCGTTTCGTCCCATAAtgtaatatgaaatgaaatgaaatgaaatgaaatgatttatttgaatctgtaaaatgttacacattatttagattccgtcaatattaactctaccaccagttcggaaagcagttttcaccagagaagaacgggcaagaaactctggtgttgctcttttcaatcagtttagggtaaagacagtacatgataaagtgaaaagagaaaaaaaagtttagagcagttcatttataggctcgtgacataaggaataaattaatttaaatttttatatgactgcacaaccctctcacgaatcatgaaatttctctattatccttataattatttcctcccagcacctctagcaattagaaattagaaatgtaagcgaaatgggcagaacagtccacacaagcagcacccgttcacgagtatgacgcatgtgccagccatcggcctcctcaaccatattgtagagaagtggccgacccgtcacacgacgccgccgcaggtacagacagttagagagtatttcatacccaagccgcttacagttattttacaaataaagagaaagaaaaaaatatatatatatctcgatCAAGTGACATGATTCCAAAGACAATCACACAAATGACATGCCTAGTCCCAGGCATTTATATCGTAAAATGTATACAGTAACCCTTAAAAGACTTGCTGATCTTTTGGAGCCTTGTTTTGTgattcagtaatttatttttgtttctagtatttaaactatggatatcgctaacttttggaaaattttctatatttttatggacatacactaagttagcgaaaatgaattgtgatgctactgtcattatatttgcttctttaaatatttctcgtagCGAACATCTAGGGCTTAGCAAATATATAGATCTTATCGCTCTTTTTTGTAgaacaaatatagtattaatgtcAGCAGCACCACCCCATAGTAAAATTCCATAACTCATCAAACTATGAAAGTAAGCAAAATAGAccaatagggggcgagcttatcatTTCTGgcacaaaattaaatttcatccaaatccgttttaCTGTTTATGCGGTTACTTCTAACAAGCATCCAAACGTCCAAAGATTTTACAAGCTttggaatttatattagtaagataagaaggAATAGAGTAAgactaaaaagaaaacattacgaacagaccggcataattgtgtcgactggcgagggataatcatctctattCAGCCGATACTTTGtctggacgccactccacttaccatcaaatgcagtCTGCAGTAGTCACTTCTCTGTGCACTTATAAAAGTGACATAATAATGGAActtgttaaattttctaacctCGAAGACGATGGtgcatataagtataatataagtgCCTACTCCGTATAAATCGCAAATTGCTCCAAGattgtagataataatattattctagatTTGTCGATGATTTACTTTTACCTTCCAGTAGTAGGAGAgtcccgtacccaacagtgggacagtatataatacagggcttatattattatattattattacttttaaagttttaatatgaaCAACAGTTCCCTAATCGTAAatatctcatcctctcccagtgaccgtcctgagtcgaggttcgtaacccaTTAGTGGGTTGCCTTCGGCATGGTCTCCTtcattttcaagggttgcgagcgcctaaagcggtCATCCAATAGTCCggtatgtttgtataagccgacccttgtcaggctaacaaacgttgACAAGTAAAACAAATCAGTAGACCGGTATTGCAAAGTCATCTcaatcattaatataataatacaaaaagccTTCATTATTCCCCTTTATTACAGtgtaaaattcataataagATAACTTCACACAGCCTTTGACCATTCATTAAAGTACATCGACCGAATAACGTAAAGTCAGTAGTGCCAGTAAATCTTATTTCAAAGATggcgttaaataaattatacaccGCCAAGGATCTAGTTTATTAACGCAAAGTCATAAAATGTAATAGGATATCTTAATGTGCACATATTGCATTTATATCTGATTTTTGGGTATAATTCACTCCGTTTGGTgataatatcatttaaatgCGATGATAGAAAGAGCTACGAACCTTTAGAGGAGGATGACCTGTGCCTCTCTTTCAAcacgtaattttaatatactacttaagtataatatattatagcacAAGGGGACCGGAATGAACGGCGCGGCTCGGCAATAGCTTGGTTAAGATTAAAATAGATTCCGAGATAATATTGAGCGTTCAAAACCAGACGCTAAAAGTATCCTCTAACTTTTTGAAATTACATGTGTGTTCTTTGTCGATAACCTCTCGATTCTTCGTTGAAGATGCCGTCTTGATGAAACTTTGATACCCGATCATattccattaaaatatatttgaagtctgccgcactaggccagggtgaTGAGCTAAAGCCTAAATTCTCTCAGAACTGGAGCCAGTATCAAGCTGTGGATCAGTATAGTAAGCTATAATACAGGTTTGTTAGCTCTCAAGCGAAACTAACCCATGTTCAGAAGACGATGGTAAGAAAGTGACAACAGATTATCatacaaacacattttttcacgCTGCGGGAATCCGTTAATGACTCATCACCTACTGTGTGActaattattatgaaagtatACGTTTTGAGTAACATTAGCGATATTTATTTggtaatcaataaataaattatttgtgtacatactaatacttataatttgaaaagcaatagatttttttggatATCCTTTCACGCATCAAGGCAACACATCGAAGTGACTTTATAacatctaaaattataaatgatggCCTGAGCGTCATATGAGTTTTACTCCAGATTTCCAATTCCTTTATCCCAGGTAAAGATGATAAATCAAGCAGAAATGCAAAGGctagtaatacataaattaaaacaggAAAAATTTGCCTCAAACATCGCGTGACAAAATAatctcattaatattttaaacaatctaTTTGTTTAACCGACAGCCAACaatcataaattaatgttttaagacATAAACatgcaataatttattgttaatatgcataattattggcagaatatttataataagcttCTTTAAACTagtatcatttataaatatataccgTTTTGATAATCGAATTTATGACTATGAAAGCGGGAGTTAGCATAACCAATAATCATGGACGTGAAATGTTTCTTTATGCGCTTGATGGTGTCATTTGagataaaaaatgataatattctatgcattattgtttaaaaagtatttaggaATGCTATTATGTTCTACAATATgctataatcatattataatataataaaaatgtataataaaaacattttgaaaacaagcttttatttaaatgttctaaaacgaaaaaaaaaatactttaaattgaaTCGATGtgtgttttatactatataaagATAAAGATTGCCGCGAAATACAAATACTAATGTATTCGATTTGAAAGGCATTGTTGGTATTATAGTTCagactgaaatataaaaaaaaagatacgaAAGCCTCGTAGAACTTAAATATATGACGGCGCGCCTCATGAAAGTCAACGTCAAGAGTGACACCGTCAGTCATTCTAGCGGAGCGTCGTGTCGACGGTAGCGGGGCCGACCATCTTTACTTGGCTTTTGGTGGTACAGAATGGCCAGCGCACCACGTTTGCGACGAATCGCTACAaaacgtgttaaacagtgtaTCAGTGTTGTAATGAGTTCAGATGAAGGCCCTCCTGCGCTTTCATATACAATGTCTCAATATGTTTATTACTGCTTAGGCGTATAGCACAAGACAAACGTCTTGCTTGTTTCGTTTCCATAAAGTAtttgtaaagttattttaatgcaCTTACAACATACtcaaacatcacgcctttacggctgaaggggtaggcagatgtgcAACCAGAGCATCCAATTTTCACcaagtatattccgtcccatgatgtaataggttTCGATCCCTTCGCCATAACGTGCATACACATTCTAGAATTCCGGCTGATatcgagtagaaaaacccaaaatcactttgcccTACCCTAGATTCGTACCCGGGACATTAGTGTAGTGGTCGTATCGCACACacacaactacgctaccgaagtACTTACACTATTACTgatataattattctaataaaaaagataagaaTATACGAAACTGATTTACTGGACTACAATGACAAAACGTGTACGCCTAcgcaaattaaattcaattttggGCATAATCTGTACACGGAACCTATTCCAAGGAAACTAGATACTTCCGGGGAAGTAACGTCACCATAGCTCATGGTTACCCCATTATTacctcattattatttttttttgccatgaaaatgaaggaaaacatcgttaggaaacctgcatacctgagaagtcatctataggtattttgagggtgtgtgatgtctaccaatccgtactaggccagtaggatggactaaggcttaatccctctcagtagtagaggtggcccatgcccagcagtgggacagtatataatacagggctgatattaataaattaataaattaataaaatagaaaaatatctatataatgataataaaggTCAATTTCGTATGAATCGCGCTGAGGTCGTTGACTCTATTATGAAGATCTTTATGACATTCTCGCCATTATGTCAACAtcattaagaaaatataaatgcatcttaagaatatttttagtctCAAAATATCCTAATTTAGTTCGAATTTTATTCCTAATTACCTATCTGAAACGAAATAGACTATATTATAAGCCTGATTGGCTTTTAAAAgtactgttattttattacatcataaaaagaacaaaatatcagaaattagattgatatatatgtatattacctAAGAGACTGTCTCGATGGCATAGTTATCAAGTGTGCGATACGATGCGGCTCTGAGGTccggggttcgaatcccggatcgggcagtcatattgggtttttctgctcagtatcagccgggaATCAGAAAtctgtagccaatgtaactactggacataataagacataacatctcatgtctcaggatggcgagcgtagtggaatactaaacaatacttagtaattcaagttgtttgatggtatttctactatttatgggccgtttatggtcgtatcgggAAATCGtaacctcgtctcgtcattcaaagcaataaaaaaaattaataaagtgcTATTCTtgacataaatgtataaactgaCTAAATACAGAAGTCATAAACGGTAAAACTAAATGAAGACTATCtatattagctgtttaatatgataactgtcaaataaaaacttgaaaCTAGTGAAACAGGCCTTTTGTTATGTATCCGCTATTATTattcgacattggcaaaatcactgaTAGATAGTGGAATCTTTGacataaaagaagaagaaactggcccttataaaagtaaaaaaaaataataaatacattagcaatataatttattgaaatccaTCTCATATATGGTAAaagtcatataaattttattacacaatgtCATTGAAACTTCCACTTCCGGTCCACATCGAATATGTATTAATTGCAAATTTTCCTTTTGTTCACTTCCGTGGGACATTTTGCGAATGAGTTCAATGTTAGGCGTGGGAGTCGACCTCGCCGTATTGATCTATAAAACTTTATCAACCAGCTAAAATAAGTTAAAGTGACCCAAGAGTTCAACATGAATTGCTTCGGATTAATCCTGTTTTTCACCATCTTCACAGGGCATGGCTTCTTGGTCCAAGGTTCGGATTATATCATAATCATTTCTGGGTTAAAAGCTTTACCAAATGgcattattttttgctttctcTGAGCATTTTTcagtatattatagtttaacttAATTTCAATTCTTGATCTTGCTtttggtatatttattaattaattataaactttatatatttgttttatcgaAGCCTATCATGATGATATAAAAATCGTGACCTTTTATTAAATAGCATTAATTCTCTGCCCTCATAATACCAACCTAGGACTGAGTTAACATAACACACGTTTCATGCATCTTGACCTCTTAGTCCCCAgcccataataattatatttgatgattgttatttgtgtattatcaCTCATAATcaataaagcaattttttaatcaaatttacaCATAATGTAATAAGATGTAATGATACAAAGGCGCCGAATTGTTAATACCCAACATAACCGCTACATAATCAACCGTAATTCAAAtcttttgtatacattttttgcaGGAGCAGATAGCGATGCGGTCACTGCCCTATCAGGGAGACACGGACCATCCACAAAAAACGACTCTGCAGGAAGTATGGCATCTGCGAAGGTCAAGGAGGTTACGGCGGTTACCAGGGCCAGCAGGGATACGGAGGCTACGGAGGGTACCCTATAAACATCGCCATCAGTCAGTCGCAATCATCAGCTAATGAAGGCGGTGGTGGATACGGCAGTGGGTACTACCCTAACAACTACCAATACAACGGCGGCTACCCCAACCAAGGTTACGGCTACAACCAGGGTTATGGAGGTTACAACCATGGACATGAAGGTCACAACCAGGGGTACGGTTACAACAAACCATACTACGGTAACGGTCAAGGGTCCTACAACAACCAATTTAATGGCAATTACTATGGAGGCAACGGAGGATATGGTCAAAAGCCGTATAGTGGTTACTATGACGAGGATGGTTATGAAGGAGATGAATATGGATACGAAAGAAGTAACAATGGTCATGCTGCTGCAGGAGCATATGCCGAAGCTGGCAGTAAAATGATtaaggaataatttattaatagagTAGTTCGAtcctattttaaaacattatacagGGAAAGTTAGTTTATCTGCTAAAGCTTTTTTATGATAAGGAGTTACGCGAACGTACTGCACCTGCATGTGGTGATCATGCCAgcagttattaatataatattatgttgaaatttGGTAGAAATTTAGAAATggaattgatattaatttatgtctAAGAGGCGCAGTTTATTAAAGGACCGATGGAATTTATCAGCGAGAAATAGATAATATTCATAAGCTTGACATTTATAGAATTTCTTTTATAGATTACAGTTatcttctaaaattaaattaagatatttgcaaatttttcgaaacttaattttaaatttctatacattgaaacctaattaaaaaagaaagggAATGAACATTTTGAAGGTCCAAATGAGTTTATAATAAGTGACGTATATTTAAGTGAAGCAAAAACTGTTTCAATGCTCATTTTTAATTGCAATGATGTACCAAATAGAAATCTATAAAACTTTATCAACCAGCTAAAATAAGTTAAAGTGACCCAAGAGTTCAACATGAATTGCTTCGGATTAATCCTGTTTTTCACCATCTTCACAGGGCATGGCTTCTTGGTCCAAGGTTCGGATTATATCATAATCATTTCTGGGTTAAAAGCTTTACC
It encodes:
- the LOC119192791 gene encoding prisilkin-39-like codes for the protein IRETRTIHKKRLCRKYGICEGQGGYGGYQGQQGYGGYGGYPINIAISQSQSSANEGGGGYGSGYYPNNYQYNGGYPNQGYGYNQGYGGYNHGHEGHNQGYGYNKPYYGNGQGSYNNQFNGNYYGGNGGYGQKPYSGYYDEDGYEGDEYGYERSNNGHAAAGAYAEAGSKMIKE